The bacterium genome includes a region encoding these proteins:
- a CDS encoding dienelactone hydrolase family protein, whose protein sequence is MCFDQDSAPPIPRGDREAHGRDLVLTARDGNRFSAFEATGATPSTSAVVVLPDVRGLFRFYKQLALLLAHAGHDAVAIDYFGRTAGLGERPDDWDFWPHVHDTTFAGIRDDVAAAVSHLRAPDPDRTVFTLGFCFGGSASWHQAANGLGLAGAIGFYGKPRRPEETAGAIDRVAGMACPILALMGGDDPSIPLEDVWRLENALAGAEVPHEVVVYPGAPHSFFDRRHREFEKDSIDAWERVLAFIAANSSRGR, encoded by the coding sequence GTGTGTTTCGACCAGGACTCCGCTCCTCCCATACCCAGGGGCGACCGGGAGGCACATGGCCGCGATCTGGTGCTGACCGCTCGGGACGGCAACCGGTTCTCCGCATTCGAGGCCACCGGAGCCACGCCCTCGACGTCCGCGGTGGTGGTCCTGCCCGACGTGCGGGGCCTGTTCCGGTTCTACAAGCAACTGGCCCTTCTGCTCGCCCACGCCGGCCACGATGCCGTCGCCATCGACTACTTCGGGCGCACCGCCGGGCTCGGCGAGCGACCCGACGACTGGGACTTCTGGCCCCATGTCCACGACACCACTTTCGCCGGTATCCGGGACGATGTGGCCGCAGCCGTCTCCCATCTCCGGGCACCCGATCCTGACCGGACGGTCTTCACCCTGGGGTTCTGCTTCGGCGGATCCGCTTCCTGGCACCAGGCCGCCAACGGGCTCGGGCTCGCCGGCGCCATCGGCTTCTACGGCAAACCCCGCCGCCCGGAGGAGACCGCCGGGGCCATAGATCGGGTGGCCGGCATGGCCTGCCCGATACTGGCGCTAATGGGCGGAGACGATCCCAGCATCCCGCTCGAAGATGTCTGGAGGTTGGAGAATGCCCTGGCTGGAGCCGAAGTTCCCCACGAAGTCGTGGTGTACCCCGGCGCTCCGCACTCGTTCTTCGACCGAAGGCACCGCGAGTTCGAGAAAGACTCGATCGACGCCTGGGAGCGGGTGCTGGCCTTCATCGCCGCCAATTCGTCCCGGGGAAGGTAG
- a CDS encoding ABC transporter ATP-binding protein, with the protein MSDVIETRGLTKYYGDTAGIVDLDLAVEVGEVFGFIGPNGAGKTTTIRLLLNFLQPTRGSGTVFGMDMTSDSVAIRSRVGYLPGDLALYPSMTGREFLLYFSRLRGVDTAAATTRLAERFELDLDRRIKEYSKGNRQKVGLVNAFMHEPELLILDEPTGGLDPLMQQEFATLLGEVRSEGRTVFLSSHYLPEVERIADRVGIVRQGHLIAVDTLDGFRTRIQSNLSIEFARPADPAGFTGLRGVTAVEAHDGGTLLRLSVSGAQDAVIRAAADAGAIAIHTDEADLDDVFLSYYGQEDPESGRGGSAH; encoded by the coding sequence ATGTCAGACGTGATCGAGACCCGAGGTCTCACGAAGTATTACGGGGACACCGCCGGCATCGTCGACCTGGATCTTGCCGTCGAGGTGGGAGAGGTATTCGGCTTCATAGGCCCCAACGGCGCTGGCAAGACCACCACCATCCGCCTGCTCCTCAATTTCCTGCAGCCGACCAGGGGGTCGGGAACCGTGTTCGGCATGGACATGACGTCCGACTCGGTGGCCATCAGGAGCCGCGTCGGGTACCTGCCGGGGGATCTGGCTCTCTACCCGTCGATGACCGGGCGGGAGTTCCTCCTCTACTTCAGCCGGCTCCGGGGTGTCGACACCGCCGCAGCCACGACCCGGCTGGCCGAGCGGTTCGAACTGGACCTGGACAGGCGCATCAAGGAGTACTCGAAGGGCAACCGCCAGAAGGTGGGACTCGTCAACGCGTTCATGCACGAGCCGGAACTGTTGATCCTCGACGAGCCGACCGGCGGCCTCGATCCCCTCATGCAACAGGAGTTCGCGACCCTTCTCGGCGAGGTTCGGTCCGAGGGCCGCACCGTGTTCCTTTCCTCCCATTACCTGCCCGAGGTGGAACGGATCGCCGATCGGGTGGGCATCGTCCGCCAGGGTCATCTGATCGCGGTGGACACCCTCGACGGGTTCCGAACCAGGATCCAGTCCAACCTGTCGATCGAGTTCGCCCGCCCAGCCGACCCGGCCGGCTTCACTGGCCTCCGGGGCGTCACCGCGGTCGAGGCCCACGATGGCGGCACGCTGTTGCGCCTGAGTGTTTCTGGAGCTCAGGACGCGGTGATCCGGGCGGCTGCGGACGCCGGAGCGATCGCCATCCACACCGATGAAGCCGACCTCGACGACGTCTTCCTCTCCTACTACGGGCAAGAAGATCCCGAATCCGGACGGGGAGGAAGCGCCCATTGA
- a CDS encoding ABC transporter permease subunit, with protein sequence MTTAILAKSLRDRRRALIGNSLGLVALVVWLGALFPILRDNQGFNDIMEQVPPEMFAAVGTDLATFLTAAGFLSAEFFALFAPLLILIFVISAMVAETSTEEREGLMDMVLSNPVSRRRVFLEKAGGVAAATLLMVTVITAALLAVNPVFGLDLPVVGVVAAGLSLWLLGTSFGAAALLVGAFTGRSATAGGMAGLLALLAWFVTSFSGLFPWLEGAGGLSPFTWYREPNPLVTGFGAGHLWLLITTAILLVVAVLLFDRRDIATERAALPDVKVRRRARRRARQPRAAWLLTDPFRKVIWDRRRSVWGWGGGLGLLSLAMFSAWPALAQDAEALAALITSMPREVFVMFGMTNPDAIVTPAGFVSSRSYQSIGPIVVIFFCVRGVSMALVRQEGSGVLDLVLAHPASRSRTVASKLAAVAFSAGLVVLIPTVVALLADRRWETGLGVGSILAAGAGLYLLGLFFAGLALLLWGFKGTSLPAVRIAGIAALATFLMNGLGALADGLRPIRLVSPFYWYFGDDPPLAKGFEPSYFLLLAGTVAMAWLAIARFRRRDTSV encoded by the coding sequence TTGACCACCGCCATCCTGGCCAAGAGCCTGCGGGACCGGCGCCGGGCCCTGATCGGCAACAGCCTCGGCCTGGTGGCTCTGGTCGTCTGGCTGGGAGCGTTGTTCCCGATCCTGCGGGACAACCAGGGCTTCAACGACATCATGGAGCAGGTCCCACCGGAAATGTTCGCTGCTGTCGGAACCGACCTGGCCACGTTCCTGACGGCGGCCGGGTTCCTGTCGGCAGAGTTCTTCGCGCTGTTCGCACCGCTCCTGATCCTCATCTTCGTGATCAGCGCGATGGTTGCCGAGACCTCCACCGAAGAACGGGAAGGTCTGATGGACATGGTGCTGTCCAATCCGGTATCCCGGCGGCGGGTCTTCCTCGAGAAGGCGGGCGGCGTGGCGGCGGCCACGCTGCTGATGGTGACAGTGATAACCGCGGCCCTCCTAGCCGTGAATCCCGTATTCGGACTGGACCTGCCCGTCGTGGGTGTGGTGGCGGCCGGCCTGTCGCTCTGGCTGCTCGGTACATCCTTCGGCGCGGCAGCCCTGCTGGTAGGGGCGTTTACGGGTCGGTCGGCCACCGCCGGCGGGATGGCCGGGTTGCTGGCACTCCTGGCGTGGTTCGTGACCAGCTTCTCCGGCCTGTTCCCCTGGCTGGAGGGTGCGGGAGGGCTAAGCCCGTTCACCTGGTACCGGGAGCCCAACCCGCTGGTCACAGGTTTCGGCGCCGGTCACCTGTGGCTGCTTATAACCACCGCCATCCTGCTGGTGGTCGCGGTGCTGCTGTTCGACCGGAGGGACATCGCCACGGAGCGGGCAGCCCTGCCTGATGTCAAGGTCCGGCGGCGAGCGCGGCGCCGGGCTCGGCAACCACGGGCGGCGTGGCTCCTCACCGATCCGTTCCGCAAGGTCATCTGGGATCGTCGCCGGTCCGTCTGGGGGTGGGGAGGGGGCCTCGGCCTCCTGTCCCTCGCCATGTTTTCGGCGTGGCCGGCCCTCGCTCAGGATGCCGAAGCGCTGGCAGCGCTGATCACCTCCATGCCCCGGGAAGTGTTCGTCATGTTCGGCATGACCAATCCGGATGCGATCGTCACCCCGGCCGGGTTCGTCTCATCGCGCAGCTACCAATCGATCGGCCCGATAGTGGTGATCTTCTTCTGCGTGCGCGGCGTGTCGATGGCCTTGGTCCGCCAGGAGGGCTCCGGGGTGCTCGACCTGGTGCTGGCCCACCCCGCCTCCCGGAGTCGCACCGTTGCCTCCAAGCTGGCGGCCGTCGCCTTCTCGGCGGGGCTGGTGGTGCTGATCCCAACCGTCGTGGCTCTGCTGGCTGACCGCCGGTGGGAGACCGGACTCGGAGTCGGATCGATCCTGGCGGCCGGCGCCGGGCTGTACCTGCTCGGCCTGTTCTTCGCCGGACTGGCGCTCCTGCTGTGGGGGTTCAAGGGCACGTCTTTGCCGGCCGTCCGGATCGCCGGCATCGCAGCCCTGGCAACCTTCCTGATGAACGGCTTGGGCGCCCTGGCGGATGGCCTCCGACCGATCCGGTTGGTCTCGCCCTTCTACTGGTACTTCGGAGACGATCCACCGCTCGCCAAGGGGTTCGAACCGTCCTACTTCCTGTTGCTGGCCGGGACGGTTGCCATGGCGTGGCTGGC